The Halomonas sp. KG2 genome segment TTGTTCACAGTAATGTGAGCGCGGCCCAGGGCGGCATCTGCATCTTTACCGGTCACGCCCTGCTTGATCAAAGACAGCAGGAACAGGTGATCTTCGGTACCACCAGAAACGATATCGTAACCGCGATCGATAAACACCTTGGCCATCGCCTGGGCGTTTTTGACCACCTGCTGCTGGTAAGCTTTGAATTCAGGCGCCATAGCTTCTTTGAAGCAAATCGCCTTGGCAGCAATAACATGCATCAACGGGCCGCCCTGACCACCCGGGAAGACAGCTGACTGCAGCTTTTTCTCGATATCCGCATCGTTTTCAGCGGAGAGAATAACGCCGCTGCGTGGGCCACGCAGGGTTTTGTGCGTGGTAGAGGTTACGACGTGAGCATGGGGCAGCGGGCTTGGGTAAATGCCTGCAGCAACCAAGCCAGAGACGTGCGCCATATCAACCAACAAGTAGGCACCTACTTCATCAGCGATCTCACGGAACTTAGCCCAATCGACAATTTGCGAGTAGGCAGAGAAACCAGCAATGATCATTTTGGGCTTGTGCTCGCGAGCAAGCTGAGCCACCTGATCGTAATCAATCAAGCCCTGTTCGTTCAGCCCATACTGGATAGCATTGTAGTGCTTGCCAGAGAAGTTAGGCTTGGCACCATGGGTTAAGTGACCACCGGCATCCAGGCTCATCCCCAAGATGGTGTCACCCGGCGTTACCAGCGCTTGGAAAACCGCGCTGTTGGCCTGTGAACCAGAGTGAGGCTGAACATTCACGTAGGTCGCGCCGAACAGCTGCTTGGCGTAGTCGATCGCAAGATTTTCAGCGATATCAACAAATTCACAGCCGCCGTAGTAGCGCTTACCTGGATAGCCTTCGGCGTATTTATTGGTCAGCTGGCTGCCTTGCGCTTCCAGTACGCGGGGGCTGGCGTAGTTTTCAGAAGCAATCAATTCAATGTGAGCTTCCTGGCGTGCAACTTCTTTTTGCATCGCGTCAAATAGCACATCATCGAATCCGGCAATTGTCATATCGCGGCTGAACATCGGCGGGAACCTCGTTACAAAAGGATCATCATGGGGAAACTAGGCCGCTATCATAACGCAGCCTGACGCGACTTTCATCGCATCCGCGTCAGGTCGTGCATGAGCGTATTTCATGTTGCAGTCGTCATCAAAAAACTGACTAACTGGTCAACCGCGCTACTTTAGCTCATAGGTGAACGTAAACCGCTCAGTACTCGCCATCGGGTTCATCATGAATTGGTTAAAAGTAAACGGATTGGGCAATGCGACATTGACCGTTAAGGCTTGGGAATGGCCAGCCATAATGTCGACCATCCCGGTCATTAATTTGGTTATTTGCGAGCCTAACAAGGGCTCAAGCTGACGAGCCTGCCCCGCCGCCATAGAGATTGCTTGCGCTTCGGTAATATTCTCGTGCGCGGCGATCTCGGTAGTTAATCGCGGCAGCAACCCTTCATCGGTATAAGCCACAACGACCTCACCACCATGCAACGTGGCTGATTCAAACAACGCAGGGTTTTGCATTGCCTGCTCAATGGAAACGCTCTTTGGCAAACTGATCGGCAAATCAAGGCTGTATTCAATTCCCGCAGCACTACTCAAGCGCACATAGCCATCAGCGATCAAGCGATCGGTTGCCCCCTCTTCTTCCCAGCGAGAGTGACTGCGCCCTTCAGCCTGTAACTGACCACTTCCCCCTGTGAGTATCTTGTTGAAGGTTTCGAACTCTTGTCGTTGCTCGAGAGGCAATAAAGGCAGCAGCCCTCCAATATCAAAAAATGCGCCTTCGAAGCCCGCATCTCCCACATAGGAATTGCCTTCTACCCAGGCGCTATCCAACGCTACGCGCCAACCATCCCCGGACAGATCCATGCCATTCAACGCGGCATGTTCCACGCTCTCCTCCCCAGGCGTATCGATTCCGGTTAGCTGCTCAATGCGCAAATTAGCGAGCGCAAGAACCGAACTAATCCCACTTTCCAAGTCATTAAAATCGGCACTGACGCCCTGCATATCGAACAAGCCAATGGCGCTACTGCTGACCTCTTCAAGCATGAGCGTTTCAATGTGCAACTGCCCCTCAAGCGGGGGAGAATCTAGCTCACTAAAAAATTCATCCGCCGCCTCGCCCTGTAGGTTTAGCGTGATGTCACGCGCATTCAATGCCTTCCATACCATGTCAGGCGCACTCATTTCATCAATCGACGGCACTGCTTGCGAAGCGTTGGGCAATTCAATGGAGGCAATGCTGAGAAAAGGCAATGAGTTACCTGCCTCGCTAACGGCCATACCATCAATGACTACATTGTCTGGACGATGATAGTCACCCTCAACGAGGTAACGTTCGATAGTAAACACATCGCCATTCGCATAAGTGATAGCAATATCTTCAGCGACAATAGCGTCAGGCTGCTCATACACTTGGGCAACTGTGAATGCGCTCGACTCACTACCTAGCCGCTCACGAAGCTCTGCTTCAAGCTGCCAAGGTGAAGCATTCACCGCACCGGAAAGTAGCAGCAACAAAACCCCAGCAGTAAGCTGGCGATGACCTACAGACACAGACATGTCATGACCTCCTTGTGAGAAGCGCTAAGCATAGCACTTAGCAAAGTGTTGTTAAGCCTCACCAAGCAACCCCAAACTCGCCGCAGGCGCTTGACGCCGCAGGCTATAAGAAAGGGCATGTCCGATAATGCCAATCAGTAATGCGCCCCCTAAGGGCAGAACTAGCCATAAGCTCACATGCAGGCGCGGCGTTAAATCAAGCCAATAGAGATACAGCGCGGCAGTGGCAAACTCTGCAAGGAAGGCCCCCATCAAACCGCTGGCAAAACCGAGCAGCGCATATTCAGCGCCTTGTACCCGTGAAATCATTCGGTTACCTGCACCAAATACACGCAGCAAGCCGCTCTCATGGGCGCGTACCGGTCGGCTAGCCGTCAGTGCTGCATAAAGCACACTAACGCCAGCCATCAGAACCAGAATAAGCACTAGCTCCACTGCTCGGGTGACCTGGGTAAGCACCTCGCGCACTTGGCCTAAGATGGCATCCACGTTGAGCAGTGATACGCCTGGAAAATCATTGACTAATTGTCGGATTAAGCTCTGCTCTTGTTCTGGCAAGTGAAACGCGGTGATAAAACTATGGCCAAACGATTCAAGCACGCCCGGTGGAAAAATAACGAAGAAATTCGGGTTAAAGCTATCCCAGTTAAGGCTGCGAAGGCTCTCAATACGGGTAGTGATCGTATCACCGCCGACGGAGAACGTTAGCTCGTCGCCTAACCCAAGACCAAGGCGCTCTGCTAGTCCATCTTCCACGGAGATGGGCACAACGCTAGAAGCTTCCTGAGGCGTGGCCTCCACCTCACTCATCCATCCCTGAGGCTCACTCGGTTGTGAAAACCACTCTCCGGCGACGACCTGATTACCTTCGGGCAACTCTGATTGCCAGGTAAGATTCAGTTCACGGCGCAGCGAGTTATCACCTCTGGCATCAGGAGGAACGGCTTCTATCGGCGGCTGACCGTTAATAGCACTGATTCTTCCGCGCACCATTGGGTATAGAGTGCTTTGGGTCTCCACCCGCGGAGCAACCGCCTCCTCGAAGGCATCTCGCTCACTGGGCTGAATATTGATAGCAAAGTAGTTAGGGGTATTCGCCGGCAACTGATCTTGCCAGGTGGACAGTAAATCCCCCCTCACTAGCACGATCATCGCCATCGCAAAAAACGTGACCGAAAACGCCAGCAGTTGTCCAAGCCCTGCTTGCTTTCGACGGGCCAGCTGCCTGCCGCCCAACCGAAACGCTTGGCCCCACTCACTTCCACCGGAAAGCCGTTGAACAGCTTTCAACAGCCCGTTTAGCAACAGCGTGCTTGCCATCCATAAAAGCCCTAACAGGGCCGCACCACCGATGAGTAGCGCCAGTGCAAGCGAAAAGCTACCTGAGTAAAGCCACAACAGGCCACCAAACACGAGACTCGCAACTCCCACTACTAGCCAAGCAGACGGCGGTAGTGGGTCAAGCTCACGACGCAACACTTTCAGCGCACTGACACGCTTAATGCGTAACAGTGTGGGGCCAGCAAAACCAACCAGTACCGCAAGCGCAGTAAAAATGCCTAGCCAGAGCGGCATAATACCGGGGGGCGGCAGTGTCATAGGTAAAAAACTAGTTAACAGCCACAACAGCACAGCTTGACCAATAAGCCCCAACAGCGCGCCAATAATTGCCGCCATTAGTGCGAGTCCCATTAATTGCAGGGTAAAAATAGTCACCAGCTGATATTGACTGGCGCCGAAGCAGCGCAGCAACGCCGCGGTGTCCAGGTGGCGTTCAACGTAACGGCGAGTCGACATAGCCACCGCGACGCCCGCTAACAATACGGCCGCTAATCCGGCAAGACCCAGATAACTCTCAGCGCGTTGAAGCGCGTTGCCTAACTGAGGACGGTCAACACGGACATCACGTACATCTACCCCATTACGCCTTAGTTCGGCCAGTAAGACCTGCACTTGCTCCAGTGCTGCGGGAGGCCCAGCAGCAAGCAGTTCAAACTCGAGCCGTGACCCCAACTGCACCAATCCTGTTGCTTCCAGGTCGGCGGTATTGAGCATTAAACGAGGATTGAAATTACTAAAACCGGCAGACTGATCCGCCTCGCGCTCGATAATCCCACTAATCAGCAGTTCTGTTTGGCCTACCTGAACTCGGTCGCCTATCGCAATGTCAATCAGTTGCGCTAACCGTGGGTCTGCCCAGACTTCCCCAGGCGGAGGGCCTGATACAATCTGCTCAACCCCGTTGCCACGATCCACATGGGAAACGCCATAGTGAGGATAGACTTCATCCACCGCTTTCAAGCTAGCTGGCTGGAAGCGCTCACCACGACTAATCATTGACACCAGATCAACCTGATCACTCAGCGTAAAACCCGCTTGCTCTAGCGTGGTGCGTAGCTCCTCAGAGAATGGCTCGCGCTGCTCAAGAACTAAGTCGCCACCCAGCATCTGACCTGCTTGGCGCTCTAACCCACGTTCCAGGCGATCTAAAAAAAAGGCGATCATGGTAGAAGCGGCAACTGCCAACACCAGCGCGACAAACAGCGCGCGAACATCAGCGGCACGTAGGTCACGCTTCAAACTACGTGCCGCAAGCCGCCAGTTTATATCACTCATCGCCACCCCCGCTGGCAGCAGCGGTTGGCTCGAACGGCATCAACTGCCCGTTAGCCAGGCGCAAACACCGGTCGCAGCGGCGGGCAAGTGCGTGGTCGTGGGTCACTAAAATTAGCGTCGTGCCCGCTTCACGGTTCAGCGTGAAAAG includes the following:
- a CDS encoding ABC transporter permease, which gives rise to MSDINWRLAARSLKRDLRAADVRALFVALVLAVAASTMIAFFLDRLERGLERQAGQMLGGDLVLEQREPFSEELRTTLEQAGFTLSDQVDLVSMISRGERFQPASLKAVDEVYPHYGVSHVDRGNGVEQIVSGPPPGEVWADPRLAQLIDIAIGDRVQVGQTELLISGIIEREADQSAGFSNFNPRLMLNTADLEATGLVQLGSRLEFELLAAGPPAALEQVQVLLAELRRNGVDVRDVRVDRPQLGNALQRAESYLGLAGLAAVLLAGVAVAMSTRRYVERHLDTAALLRCFGASQYQLVTIFTLQLMGLALMAAIIGALLGLIGQAVLLWLLTSFLPMTLPPPGIMPLWLGIFTALAVLVGFAGPTLLRIKRVSALKVLRRELDPLPPSAWLVVGVASLVFGGLLWLYSGSFSLALALLIGGAALLGLLWMASTLLLNGLLKAVQRLSGGSEWGQAFRLGGRQLARRKQAGLGQLLAFSVTFFAMAMIVLVRGDLLSTWQDQLPANTPNYFAINIQPSERDAFEEAVAPRVETQSTLYPMVRGRISAINGQPPIEAVPPDARGDNSLRRELNLTWQSELPEGNQVVAGEWFSQPSEPQGWMSEVEATPQEASSVVPISVEDGLAERLGLGLGDELTFSVGGDTITTRIESLRSLNWDSFNPNFFVIFPPGVLESFGHSFITAFHLPEQEQSLIRQLVNDFPGVSLLNVDAILGQVREVLTQVTRAVELVLILVLMAGVSVLYAALTASRPVRAHESGLLRVFGAGNRMISRVQGAEYALLGFASGLMGAFLAEFATAALYLYWLDLTPRLHVSLWLVLPLGGALLIGIIGHALSYSLRRQAPAASLGLLGEA
- a CDS encoding serine hydroxymethyltransferase; translated protein: MFSRDMTIAGFDDVLFDAMQKEVARQEAHIELIASENYASPRVLEAQGSQLTNKYAEGYPGKRYYGGCEFVDIAENLAIDYAKQLFGATYVNVQPHSGSQANSAVFQALVTPGDTILGMSLDAGGHLTHGAKPNFSGKHYNAIQYGLNEQGLIDYDQVAQLAREHKPKMIIAGFSAYSQIVDWAKFREIADEVGAYLLVDMAHVSGLVAAGIYPSPLPHAHVVTSTTHKTLRGPRSGVILSAENDADIEKKLQSAVFPGGQGGPLMHVIAAKAICFKEAMAPEFKAYQQQVVKNAQAMAKVFIDRGYDIVSGGTEDHLFLLSLIKQGVTGKDADAALGRAHITVNKNAVPNDPQSPFVTSGLRIGTPAVTTRGFSEQECSTLAGWICDILDVLAKGEDTSSIEAQVLDKVAQVCGCFPVYK